A genomic region of Pseudoalteromonas piscicida contains the following coding sequences:
- a CDS encoding EAL domain-containing response regulator, whose amino-acid sequence MSLAKHRIMVVDDSPAILVVMQAIMTELGIEHVTTCSSAVNAVEKIRQTPHQFDAIFTDLNMPEMDGMEFIRQLGELRFSGGIIIISEMDEKIIDLATNLARQSNAHLIGNISKPVQLVDVERMLKKMETYTTVKRSRIEKVTESDLLHAISHNEITPYYQPKVHRGDKKIKSVEVLARIVPKNTEQVILPDHFIGVAEDTDLINIITFQLFEKATDEFKAIKSELNYPIKLAFNLSPVQLNDLSCPDKLALILEINRLKPSDIILEITENQPMNQSIQLETMNRLRIRGFDISLDDFGTGFTNIQQLKSLPFTEIKIDRSLITHVESDRFSQVLIDSLIDIAQNQQLDIVAEGIERIEELQYLDRYKHSLLMQGFLISKPKPLTDLVGWIHSWQRMINSNP is encoded by the coding sequence ATGTCATTAGCAAAACATCGGATAATGGTAGTAGATGATTCACCCGCGATCCTCGTCGTAATGCAAGCTATTATGACTGAACTTGGCATTGAGCATGTCACAACCTGCTCAAGTGCGGTGAATGCTGTAGAAAAAATACGGCAGACTCCTCATCAATTTGACGCCATTTTTACAGATCTCAATATGCCCGAAATGGATGGTATGGAGTTTATTCGCCAACTGGGAGAGCTAAGGTTCTCTGGCGGCATTATTATTATTTCCGAAATGGACGAAAAGATTATTGATCTAGCAACCAACCTTGCTAGACAGTCCAATGCACATCTTATCGGCAATATTTCTAAGCCCGTACAATTGGTTGATGTCGAGCGCATGCTCAAAAAAATGGAGACGTATACCACTGTTAAACGTAGCCGCATTGAAAAGGTGACCGAAAGCGATCTTTTGCACGCCATTAGTCACAATGAAATTACGCCTTACTATCAGCCAAAGGTTCACCGTGGTGACAAAAAGATTAAAAGTGTCGAAGTGCTTGCCCGTATTGTGCCTAAAAATACCGAGCAGGTTATTTTACCGGATCATTTCATTGGCGTGGCCGAAGATACCGATCTAATCAACATCATTACTTTCCAGCTTTTTGAAAAGGCAACGGACGAGTTTAAAGCAATCAAATCTGAGCTAAATTACCCAATTAAACTGGCTTTTAATCTATCACCAGTGCAATTAAATGATCTGAGCTGCCCAGATAAACTGGCACTTATTCTAGAAATAAACCGTTTAAAGCCTAGTGATATCATTTTAGAAATTACTGAAAACCAACCGATGAATCAGTCTATTCAATTGGAAACAATGAACCGTTTACGGATCCGGGGGTTTGATATTTCGTTAGATGACTTTGGTACTGGATTTACCAATATTCAGCAGTTAAAGTCTTTGCCGTTTACTGAGATCAAAATCGACCGCTCTTTGATAACCCATGTGGAATCCGATCGCTTTTCACAGGTACTTATCGACAGCTTAATCGATATCGCACAAAATCAACAATTAGACATAGTAGCTGAAGGTATAGAGCGGATTGAAGAGCTACAATACCTTGACCGCTACAAGCATAGCCTATTAATGCAGGGTTTTTTAATCAGCAAACCTAAACCACTAACAGACCTAGTCGGGTGGATACACTCTTGGCAGCGCATGATTAATTCGAACCCTTAA
- a CDS encoding YifB family Mg chelatase-like AAA ATPase, with protein sequence MSLARVFTRAQVGITAPEVIVEVHLSNGLPAFSIVGLPETSVKEAKERVRSALVNAGFLFPEQRITVNLAPADLPKDGGRFDFAIALGVLVASGQLDSQAIADKEFYGELALNGELRTVTAILPSVIAAAKEGRTAYLPIGNDAVASLAADANRVAISCLRTAWLDLSGQQSLRFNRLYPDDLNLQASGGSLLDMAEVKGQEGAKRVLEIAAAGGHNVLFLGPPGTGKSMLAQRLPTIMPLMTDNQALETASIYSILGKTISQSNWKTRPFRAPHHTCSAVALVGGSSNPKPGEISLSNNGVLFLDELPEFDRKVLDSLREPMETGMVTISRAARQVDYPANFQLIAALNPSPTGCYTDKRASPDQVLRYLAKISGPFLDRIDLQVELPRLKTEELQSQSDGESSETIRARVEQAYKTALARQGKCNDQLSVKELNNICYLADTERLFLAKAAEKLKLSPRSYHRIIKVARTIADLSSTPNIGLSHLKEALSYRALERLLAQLTQF encoded by the coding sequence ATGTCTTTAGCAAGAGTCTTCACTCGAGCACAAGTTGGTATTACCGCTCCCGAGGTAATTGTTGAGGTGCACCTTAGCAACGGTTTACCTGCCTTTAGTATCGTTGGATTACCCGAAACCTCAGTTAAAGAAGCCAAAGAGCGCGTCCGTAGTGCCCTTGTTAATGCTGGCTTTTTATTTCCAGAACAGCGTATCACAGTAAACTTAGCACCAGCAGATCTACCCAAAGACGGTGGCCGCTTTGACTTTGCAATCGCACTCGGTGTTCTCGTCGCATCAGGACAGTTAGATAGTCAAGCTATTGCTGATAAAGAGTTTTATGGTGAGCTTGCGTTAAATGGTGAGCTGAGGACGGTCACTGCCATTTTGCCATCTGTTATTGCAGCAGCGAAGGAGGGGCGAACTGCTTACCTACCAATTGGTAACGATGCAGTTGCGAGCCTTGCCGCTGATGCCAATCGTGTTGCTATAAGCTGCTTGCGTACAGCATGGTTAGACTTAAGCGGCCAGCAATCACTTAGGTTTAATCGACTCTACCCAGACGATTTAAATTTACAAGCCTCAGGGGGGAGCTTGCTGGATATGGCTGAGGTGAAAGGGCAAGAGGGGGCGAAGCGAGTGCTAGAAATAGCCGCGGCAGGTGGGCATAACGTTTTATTTCTTGGTCCTCCTGGCACTGGAAAATCAATGCTTGCTCAGCGTCTACCCACTATAATGCCACTAATGACGGATAATCAGGCATTAGAAACAGCTTCTATCTATTCCATACTGGGAAAAACAATCAGTCAATCAAACTGGAAAACAAGGCCTTTTAGAGCTCCACATCATACTTGCTCTGCGGTAGCCTTGGTTGGAGGCTCGTCGAACCCTAAGCCTGGGGAGATATCATTGTCAAATAATGGCGTTCTATTTTTGGACGAGTTGCCAGAATTTGATAGGAAGGTACTGGACTCATTACGTGAGCCGATGGAAACGGGCATGGTAACGATTTCGCGTGCAGCTCGACAAGTTGATTACCCTGCAAACTTTCAACTGATTGCAGCATTAAATCCCAGTCCTACAGGTTGTTACACTGACAAGCGAGCGTCTCCGGATCAAGTATTGCGCTATTTGGCTAAGATTTCAGGTCCATTTTTAGACCGAATAGATCTACAGGTAGAATTACCTCGTCTAAAAACAGAAGAGCTACAATCCCAGAGTGATGGAGAGTCTAGCGAGACAATAAGGGCTAGGGTGGAACAGGCCTATAAAACAGCTTTAGCACGTCAGGGAAAATGTAACGATCAACTGAGTGTAAAAGAGCTAAATAATATCTGCTATCTTGCTGATACTGAGCGTTTATTTCTAGCAAAGGCAGCAGAAAAACTAAAGCTATCACCACGTTCATATCATCGAATAATCAAGGTCGCGCGTACCATAGCAGATCTGAGCTCGACACCTAATATTGGCTTATCACATTTAAAGGAAGCGCTTAGTTATCGTGCGCTGGAGAGGTTGTTAGCTCAGTTAACACAGTTCTAG
- a CDS encoding YacL family protein codes for MEYQFIRDPLSGFRARLNDEHALIGRWLSEELAHERIVSLLTQLENLPNQKEELVLAGKEIRATFTPQEALFESHALFHESDDIAQYQEDALALDESGMMAVCGYEDFLPMLIEWAEFTKAK; via the coding sequence ATGGAATACCAGTTTATTCGTGACCCACTTTCTGGGTTTCGTGCTCGCTTAAATGACGAGCATGCGTTGATAGGTCGGTGGCTAAGCGAGGAGCTTGCACATGAGCGCATTGTCAGTCTGCTGACACAGCTTGAAAACCTGCCAAATCAAAAAGAAGAGCTTGTATTGGCCGGAAAAGAGATCCGCGCCACGTTCACGCCGCAAGAAGCATTATTTGAAAGCCACGCATTATTTCATGAAAGTGATGACATAGCGCAGTATCAAGAAGACGCGCTGGCTTTAGATGAGTCGGGTATGATGGCGGTGTGTGGCTATGAAGACTTTTTACCCATGCTGATAGAGTGGGCTGAATTTACCAAAGCTAAATAA
- a CDS encoding response regulator transcription factor, with protein sequence MSIKVLLVEDDELLAKRLCSHFENTEFSITVENTGATALELIQSQTQNPFALAIVDVVLPATDGLQLAKEINTLSDLGVIMLSSRDSQADRIAGLAQGADDYVCKPVDTLELELRMRALYKRLVGNKDDESEEFIEYADFKLHPDNRTLINQHGIESRLTEAEHKVLICLISNAGRATSRERISEDIGQPDWSPSDRTVDVLVGRLRKKLGDEKEQKRIVTVRGKGYMLSA encoded by the coding sequence ATGAGCATAAAGGTTTTATTAGTTGAAGATGATGAACTCTTAGCAAAGCGACTGTGTAGTCACTTTGAAAATACCGAGTTCAGTATCACTGTAGAGAATACAGGGGCTACTGCGCTTGAGCTTATTCAATCTCAAACCCAAAACCCATTTGCACTTGCTATTGTTGATGTTGTTTTACCCGCCACCGATGGCCTGCAACTTGCGAAAGAGATTAATACCTTATCAGACCTTGGTGTCATCATGCTCTCCAGTCGAGACTCTCAAGCCGACAGAATCGCAGGTCTTGCGCAAGGTGCTGATGACTACGTTTGTAAGCCTGTTGATACGCTTGAGCTTGAACTGCGTATGCGTGCCTTATACAAACGTTTAGTTGGTAATAAAGACGATGAATCAGAAGAATTTATCGAATATGCTGATTTTAAACTACACCCTGATAATCGTACCTTAATCAATCAACACGGCATTGAGTCTCGACTTACCGAAGCTGAGCATAAGGTATTGATTTGTCTTATTTCCAATGCTGGAAGGGCAACATCCAGAGAGCGTATTTCAGAAGACATTGGGCAACCTGATTGGAGCCCAAGCGACAGAACGGTTGATGTCTTAGTTGGCCGACTACGCAAAAAACTCGGCGATGAAAAAGAGCAAAAACGCATTGTGACGGTTCGCGGCAAGGGTTATATGTTATCAGCTTAA
- a CDS encoding AEC family transporter, whose protein sequence is MSPVEILFPLIFIVISGFLSAKIGFIAINQLDGLRTFIFNLCIPVLLFSSMVQADLESLTTGPLLLSFYLPVALTYVGLYLFLFKAQYRSKADSAALALSGTYSNTVLVGLPIILMALGEQAAAMVFMIITFHSAMLFFMTFLLAARHKNKVDIVKPLLLNPIVISISSGLILNVAGLKLPSLILESFSWLAKPAIPGALFILGASLVQYGVRGKLHGAIWLSAVKLMLLPGLVYLFATYLGLSTQQVQVVTLMSASPLGINAYLVARQLDSQQATLAATVVLSTVLSMVSLTGWLYFLV, encoded by the coding sequence ATGTCGCCTGTTGAGATCTTATTTCCTCTCATCTTTATCGTTATTTCTGGGTTTTTGAGTGCAAAGATAGGCTTTATCGCCATCAATCAGCTTGATGGCTTGCGTACTTTTATCTTTAATTTGTGTATTCCTGTGCTGTTATTTAGCAGTATGGTGCAAGCAGATCTGGAAAGCCTTACAACGGGTCCCTTGTTATTATCCTTTTATCTCCCAGTCGCTCTGACTTATGTAGGCTTATACCTATTTCTCTTTAAAGCGCAATATCGTTCAAAAGCAGACAGTGCAGCATTGGCATTAAGTGGCACCTACTCTAATACCGTGTTAGTCGGATTACCGATAATCTTAATGGCACTCGGTGAGCAAGCCGCTGCCATGGTATTTATGATTATTACATTCCACAGTGCGATGCTGTTTTTTATGACTTTTTTACTGGCAGCAAGACACAAAAATAAGGTAGATATTGTGAAACCCCTGCTGTTAAATCCAATAGTGATAAGTATTTCAAGTGGTTTGATATTGAACGTTGCTGGGTTAAAACTACCAAGTTTAATACTTGAAAGCTTTAGTTGGTTGGCAAAACCTGCTATTCCTGGGGCGCTATTTATTTTGGGTGCAAGCTTGGTGCAGTATGGTGTACGAGGAAAGTTACACGGTGCAATATGGCTAAGTGCAGTAAAACTGATGCTACTACCGGGATTGGTTTATCTCTTTGCCACTTATTTAGGATTATCAACTCAACAAGTTCAGGTAGTGACTCTAATGAGTGCCTCTCCTTTAGGCATTAATGCCTATCTTGTTGCTAGACAGCTCGACAGCCAACAAGCAACGCTTGCGGCTACCGTTGTGCTGTCTACTGTGCTGAGTATGGTCAGCCTGACTGGGTGGTTATACTTTTTGGTATAA
- a CDS encoding metalloprotease: protein MNRVEFSLADKAVSIFFNQQQVVQLFVEQQAITFEEQHNGIFATIDGQALAVNTEQLPQGLLGIAVNGAELQWLEVSTETPKEKRSLFGLAALGLKLFKSVKVVKAALAGASVAGYAWLFSWQFALMLVACLVVHEYGHVRAMRYFGIKTKGIYLIPFVGGLAVSDDKITTRWQDVVISLMGPAFGLITSVLGVVLYYATEMEIFAGVAVLSALLNLFNLLPILPLDGGHVLKSISFSMRSWVGLLACMAGVLFGLWISYTFGLILLVIFILIGSFEILIEWRGRNYSHLLPLDRYGQVVSAIMYIVVITGHVAVMMHFADSENPILSLPMKILSS from the coding sequence ATGAATAGAGTCGAGTTTTCACTAGCGGACAAAGCGGTATCTATCTTTTTTAACCAACAACAAGTAGTACAGCTTTTTGTCGAGCAACAAGCGATTACCTTTGAAGAGCAACATAATGGCATTTTCGCGACCATTGATGGACAAGCACTGGCGGTAAATACAGAGCAGTTACCTCAGGGGTTACTTGGTATTGCAGTCAATGGAGCTGAACTTCAGTGGCTTGAAGTGAGCACTGAAACACCTAAAGAAAAACGCAGCTTATTTGGTTTGGCAGCATTGGGCTTAAAGTTATTTAAAAGTGTAAAGGTGGTTAAAGCTGCGTTGGCTGGCGCATCCGTGGCTGGATACGCATGGCTATTTTCTTGGCAGTTTGCGCTTATGCTTGTGGCTTGCTTAGTCGTTCATGAATATGGCCACGTCCGCGCTATGCGCTATTTTGGGATTAAAACAAAAGGTATCTATTTGATCCCTTTCGTTGGTGGTCTGGCTGTAAGTGACGATAAGATCACGACCCGCTGGCAAGATGTGGTTATTTCGTTGATGGGACCGGCATTTGGTTTAATAACCTCAGTCCTTGGAGTGGTGTTGTATTACGCGACAGAGATGGAAATCTTTGCTGGTGTTGCTGTATTAAGTGCGCTGTTGAACTTATTCAATTTACTACCCATTTTGCCGTTAGATGGTGGGCATGTTCTAAAAAGTATAAGCTTTTCAATGCGCTCTTGGGTGGGGTTATTAGCGTGTATGGCAGGAGTATTATTCGGCCTCTGGATAAGTTACACCTTTGGCTTAATCCTACTGGTGATATTCATATTGATTGGTAGTTTTGAAATCCTGATTGAGTGGCGTGGCCGTAATTACAGTCACTTATTACCCCTTGACCGATATGGGCAAGTGGTCAGCGCCATTATGTATATAGTTGTTATTACAGGTCATGTTGCGGTAATGATGCATTTTGCTGATTCAGAGAATCCAATCCTAAGCTTACCAATGAAAATTTTATCAAGTTAA
- a CDS encoding alpha/beta hydrolase family protein: protein MKLRTAVTLLFTAVSAQLSASPLDESKIQFLGPIAGESTIKPADTAHRDAIIENLLPSLQQDAKQVTLFNNESKWQPLNKISQLTIPGLQALKFNFTTERFVSGKLKLEGVEKAKVFLNGEPVSGVKEVQLDVVKGDHQILVIAEQVNDWNKVDLSFEGEAAHDVITLTEKQTKALSAKQLFDAPTVSAISLAPNGEYYISTVRHYDDEKGNAAITETALYNEDGDMLYSFDGMSANSFAWRDDSSKLTYLKDNKAYVLDVKTFKRTQVATKLNGANSIEFFDNDTLIFAWTNSGKEEGKLTKHYQGLEDRWSYARTQSQIFLFDIKSGLLNPVTVGAQSHNLADFDAQANTVLATRNKQDYAQPPHMLTELIEIDLSNNQQSVIGQYRTFSGAQYTKNGIYVTAGPDFAEGAGRNLPEGMLANNYDGQLYWLARKGNNVKALSKNFDPAIGSFTVLSNGDVVLKATDQDRQQLFLFDESKSTFKRLNTGLDVVANYSVSSERNPEILFTGTTASTPQQLKTMSTSDKRADTLWDSTNIAYQNAEIANLEEFNFTNTEGVEIKGRVYLPHDLDKAKKYPAIVYYYGGTSPVTRGFTGRYPFNLWAAKGYVVYVLQPTGATGFGQKFSAEHVNAWGEHTANDIIMGTKEFVKAYPFVDDKRLGNLGASYGGFMTMLLTTKTDLFSASISHAGISNITSYWGQGWWGYLYSGEASKGSFPWNNPTLYSQHSPVFNADKVTTPLLLIHGDADTNVPPGESHNMYTALKILGQDVELVEYKGADHQIFARDKRFHWWNTMLAYFDKHLKQEPQWWEHLYGK from the coding sequence ATGAAATTACGTACAGCCGTCACTCTACTATTTACGGCAGTCTCAGCACAACTTTCAGCAAGCCCATTAGACGAATCAAAAATACAATTTTTGGGTCCCATCGCAGGCGAATCCACAATAAAGCCAGCTGACACAGCTCATCGTGATGCAATTATTGAAAACTTGCTACCATCATTACAACAAGACGCCAAACAGGTAACGCTATTCAATAATGAAAGCAAATGGCAACCACTGAATAAAATATCTCAATTAACGATACCAGGACTGCAGGCTCTGAAGTTTAATTTCACTACTGAACGTTTTGTCTCAGGTAAACTCAAGCTTGAGGGCGTCGAGAAGGCCAAAGTATTTCTAAATGGAGAGCCTGTCTCCGGTGTTAAAGAGGTTCAGCTTGATGTAGTCAAGGGCGATCATCAAATCCTCGTTATCGCTGAACAGGTGAATGACTGGAATAAGGTTGATCTTAGCTTTGAAGGCGAAGCAGCACATGACGTTATCACGCTAACAGAAAAACAAACCAAAGCGCTGTCTGCAAAGCAATTGTTTGATGCTCCAACAGTGAGTGCTATCTCACTTGCACCTAACGGCGAATATTACATTTCTACCGTACGCCACTACGATGATGAAAAAGGCAACGCAGCAATCACCGAAACAGCTTTATACAATGAAGATGGTGACATGCTTTACAGTTTCGATGGCATGAGCGCAAATAGCTTTGCGTGGCGTGATGACAGCAGCAAACTCACTTATTTAAAAGATAATAAAGCTTACGTCCTTGATGTAAAAACCTTTAAACGTACTCAAGTTGCTACTAAGCTCAATGGCGCTAATAGTATCGAGTTTTTTGATAATGACACGCTTATTTTTGCTTGGACCAACAGCGGCAAAGAAGAAGGCAAACTGACTAAACATTATCAAGGTTTAGAAGATAGATGGTCATATGCTCGCACTCAATCGCAAATCTTCTTATTCGATATAAAAAGTGGGCTACTTAATCCTGTGACCGTTGGCGCACAAAGCCACAACTTGGCCGACTTTGACGCACAAGCAAACACGGTTTTAGCAACGCGTAATAAGCAAGACTACGCGCAACCTCCTCACATGTTGACAGAGCTAATAGAAATCGATCTATCAAACAATCAGCAAAGTGTTATTGGTCAGTATCGTACATTTAGCGGCGCGCAATACACTAAAAATGGTATTTATGTAACTGCAGGTCCTGATTTTGCAGAAGGTGCGGGGCGCAACTTACCTGAAGGTATGCTCGCGAATAACTATGATGGCCAACTCTATTGGTTAGCTCGCAAAGGCAACAATGTAAAAGCACTGAGTAAAAACTTTGACCCAGCCATAGGCAGCTTTACCGTACTCAGTAATGGCGATGTGGTGCTAAAAGCGACTGACCAAGATCGTCAACAGCTTTTCCTCTTTGACGAAAGTAAGTCTACTTTCAAACGCTTAAACACTGGGCTGGATGTTGTCGCTAATTATTCAGTGTCTAGTGAACGTAATCCAGAGATCTTATTCACAGGAACTACAGCATCAACTCCACAACAGTTAAAAACCATGTCAACCTCAGATAAGCGAGCTGACACGCTCTGGGACTCAACAAATATCGCATACCAGAATGCGGAAATTGCCAACCTAGAAGAGTTTAATTTTACTAATACTGAAGGCGTGGAGATTAAAGGCCGCGTGTATCTACCACACGATTTAGACAAAGCTAAAAAATACCCAGCTATTGTTTATTACTACGGCGGTACTTCTCCAGTAACTCGTGGCTTTACAGGGCGTTATCCATTTAACTTATGGGCAGCAAAAGGCTATGTTGTTTATGTCTTGCAACCAACTGGTGCGACTGGTTTTGGTCAGAAATTCTCAGCAGAACACGTCAATGCTTGGGGTGAACACACCGCTAACGATATCATCATGGGTACCAAAGAGTTTGTGAAAGCCTACCCTTTCGTTGATGACAAGCGTTTAGGTAATTTAGGTGCTTCTTACGGCGGCTTCATGACTATGCTGCTGACAACAAAAACTGATTTGTTCTCAGCTTCTATCTCACATGCTGGTATTTCTAATATTACTTCATACTGGGGCCAAGGCTGGTGGGGTTATTTGTATTCTGGCGAGGCCTCAAAAGGAAGTTTCCCCTGGAACAATCCAACCCTTTACTCACAACATAGCCCGGTATTTAATGCAGACAAAGTAACAACACCATTATTGTTAATTCACGGCGACGCGGATACCAATGTGCCGCCAGGTGAAAGTCACAATATGTATACCGCATTGAAGATCCTTGGCCAAGATGTTGAGTTGGTCGAATACAAAGGCGCAGATCATCAAATTTTTGCTCGTGACAAGCGCTTCCATTGGTGGAACACCATGCTGGCTTATTTCGATAAACATTTAAAGCAAGAGCCACAATGGTGGGAACATCTATACGGTAAGTAA
- a CDS encoding hemolysin family protein: MVLLLTYMFLAIAISFICSVMEAVLLSITPSHIGILKQDNDALASRVQRLKDNIDQPLSAILTLNTVAHTAGAAGVGAQAAVVFSDAAVGIASAVMTLLVLVLSEIIPKTLGATYWRGLTPIVSSVLVWLVRILKPFVWMSDQLTKVIGRKEDEAHYIRQEIEAMAEIGSEAGALHQDETETIRSLLRFRHAKLESIMTPRTVLFKVHKDMTVHEYLSEHGSVAFSRVLVFDKNTDDIIGFVHKNDIMLAYHRLGEEYKIGKLSRPLYTVPETLAAPELFKALLAKRLHIALVIDEYGDVQGIVTLEDLLESLMGMDIVDEREQTTNMQAAAKQKWRERVDNHDNLIEDSDEAEDVSETQSDGEETASPEVKGSN; this comes from the coding sequence TTGGTTTTATTATTAACCTACATGTTTTTGGCAATAGCTATCTCTTTTATCTGTTCGGTGATGGAAGCGGTGCTACTTAGTATTACGCCAAGCCATATAGGGATCTTAAAGCAAGACAATGATGCATTAGCATCGCGAGTTCAACGCCTTAAAGACAACATTGATCAGCCTTTATCTGCCATTCTAACGTTAAATACCGTTGCGCATACCGCCGGTGCAGCAGGGGTTGGTGCACAAGCTGCTGTGGTATTTTCAGATGCAGCTGTTGGTATTGCGTCTGCAGTGATGACGCTACTGGTTTTGGTACTGTCAGAAATCATTCCAAAGACTTTAGGAGCGACTTATTGGCGCGGATTAACACCTATCGTTTCCAGTGTGTTGGTATGGTTAGTTCGAATATTGAAGCCTTTTGTGTGGATGTCTGATCAGTTAACAAAAGTGATAGGCCGTAAAGAAGATGAGGCTCACTATATTCGTCAAGAAATCGAAGCGATGGCGGAGATTGGCTCTGAAGCAGGCGCATTACATCAAGACGAAACTGAAACCATTCGCAGCTTGTTGCGCTTTCGCCACGCCAAGCTCGAAAGCATTATGACACCAAGAACGGTACTGTTTAAGGTGCATAAAGATATGACAGTACACGAGTATTTGTCTGAGCATGGTTCGGTTGCTTTTTCTCGGGTGTTGGTATTCGATAAAAACACAGATGACATCATCGGCTTTGTGCACAAAAATGACATTATGCTTGCTTATCATAGGCTTGGAGAAGAATATAAAATTGGTAAGCTATCTCGCCCTCTTTATACCGTACCGGAAACGCTAGCTGCGCCAGAGTTATTCAAAGCGTTACTGGCAAAGCGTCTACACATTGCGCTTGTCATTGATGAGTATGGCGATGTACAAGGCATAGTGACATTAGAAGATTTGCTTGAATCATTAATGGGAATGGATATTGTTGATGAGCGAGAGCAAACCACCAATATGCAAGCTGCTGCTAAGCAAAAGTGGCGAGAGCGCGTTGATAATCATGATAATTTGATTGAAGACAGCGACGAAGCTGAAGATGTGTCTGAAACGCAAAGCGACGGAGAGGAAACTGCCTCTCCTGAGGTTAAGGGTTCGAATTAA
- a CDS encoding short-chain fatty acid transporter has protein sequence MLSKFTTPLTKLVDKYLPDPFVIVLLLTFLVMILAALFTPATPVMVLEAWGSGFWKLLTFAMQMLLVLLCGHMLAVTPPIAKALDRIAGLAKTHSQAIILTTFVAMSASWLNWGFGLVVGALFAKAIARKVKVDYRLLVASAYSGFVVWHAGLSGSVPLTIATLGHFSEKSIGIVTTSETIFAPFNLLIVLSIFIVLPLINKLMLPKDDDAVIVDKEKLIEQSNDISTHNTPAAKLENASWLGMLGGAIGLSYLGFYFIFNAGTLTLNIVIALFLFLAMLLHKTPANILNGLQQAIQGGAGIVIQFPFYAGIMAMMVETGLAQQISQGFVSISSQWTLPLWSFLSAGLVNIFVPSGGGQWAVQAPIIIPAAEALNADIARVAMAVAWGDAWTNLIQPFWALPVLAIAGLKAKDIMGFCLVQLLVTGVIIATLLLLPL, from the coding sequence ATGCTTAGCAAGTTTACCACCCCGCTAACAAAATTAGTCGACAAGTATCTACCCGATCCATTTGTGATTGTACTTTTACTCACTTTTTTGGTGATGATACTCGCTGCACTATTTACTCCAGCAACGCCTGTCATGGTGCTTGAGGCATGGGGTAGTGGTTTTTGGAAGCTGCTTACTTTTGCGATGCAAATGTTGTTAGTTTTATTATGTGGTCACATGCTTGCCGTGACCCCTCCAATAGCGAAAGCACTAGACCGTATAGCTGGCCTAGCTAAGACTCACTCTCAAGCAATTATACTCACTACCTTTGTTGCGATGAGCGCCAGCTGGCTAAATTGGGGGTTTGGCTTAGTTGTCGGAGCTTTGTTTGCAAAGGCCATCGCTCGAAAAGTGAAAGTCGATTATCGCCTGTTAGTGGCCAGTGCTTACTCTGGTTTTGTTGTTTGGCACGCTGGTCTATCAGGCTCAGTCCCTCTAACTATCGCAACCCTGGGCCACTTTAGTGAAAAGAGCATCGGTATTGTTACCACTTCAGAGACAATCTTTGCACCTTTTAACCTGCTCATCGTACTCAGTATTTTTATCGTTTTACCACTTATAAATAAACTGATGCTTCCCAAAGATGATGACGCAGTTATTGTTGATAAAGAAAAGCTCATTGAACAAAGTAATGATATCAGTACCCACAATACTCCGGCTGCAAAATTAGAAAATGCCTCATGGCTTGGTATGTTAGGAGGAGCAATCGGTCTTAGCTATCTAGGCTTTTACTTTATATTTAATGCAGGCACATTGACATTGAATATCGTCATAGCCCTGTTTTTGTTCTTAGCCATGCTGCTACACAAAACCCCTGCGAATATTCTCAATGGTCTACAACAAGCAATTCAAGGTGGTGCCGGTATCGTGATCCAGTTTCCTTTTTATGCTGGGATCATGGCTATGATGGTAGAAACAGGACTTGCGCAACAAATATCTCAAGGATTTGTTTCTATTAGCAGTCAATGGACATTACCACTGTGGAGCTTTTTAAGCGCAGGCCTTGTAAATATATTTGTGCCTTCAGGTGGCGGTCAGTGGGCGGTACAAGCACCAATTATCATTCCCGCAGCAGAAGCACTTAATGCAGACATAGCCAGAGTCGCGATGGCCGTTGCTTGGGGTGATGCTTGGACTAACCTGATCCAGCCATTTTGGGCACTCCCGGTACTTGCAATTGCAGGCCTTAAAGCCAAAGATATTATGGGATTTTGCCTAGTACAATTGCTGGTAACGGGTGTAATTATCGCAACTTTATTGTTGCTGCCTCTGTAA